The nucleotide sequence GTGGTCATGCGCCTGCTCTGCCCCGCCCGCACCGTTCCCACGCGGCGACGGCGGCAGATGACACGGCTTCGACACGTCCCCCGGGTGCGGCGATCAGGCCGGCCGGCGCGGGTCGCGGCCGGTGCGCCCCAGCAGCCGGTCGAACGGCGGGGCGTCGTCCGGCACGGGCACGACCGGCCCGAACAGTCCCTCGGGCTCACCGGTGGTGTCGCTGCGGTCGCCGATCATCGCGAGGCAGGCTTCGACCGCCGCGGGGTCGGGCCGGTACGGCTGTCCGGTGGCGACGGCGAGGTCCCAGCCGTGCACCAGCACCTCGTTCCAGGCGACGACGGCCATCGCCGCCGCCGGCATCCGGACGCCGGCCACCTCCGCCTCTCCACGGTTTGCCTGGGGTGCCCGCCAGGCGGCGGCCAGCGCCTCGAGCTGCGCGGGCAGCCGGGTGCGCCAGTCGGGCGCGAGGTGCGCCGCGTCGGCCGAGGGACCGCCGTCGAACGCCGCCTTCTCCGCGGCCAGTCGGAAGGCCAGCGTCAACCCGACCAGGTGGTCGAGGAGGCCGGCGACCGGCATCCCCTCGCACGGTGTCGGGTCGCCCAGCTGGTCGTCGCGCACCCCGGCGACCACGCGTGCCGCCTCATCGGTCTGCGGGCCCAGGTCCACGGTCGTCGTCTGCATGCCGGAGAGGACTCCCCCGGGACCGCGAACTCATCGGGTGGAGGACGCTGGCGGGGTGACCGCTTCCCCCGACCTCCGCCGGTTCCTCGACGCCCAGGCCCAGACGTACGAACAGGCCCTGTCCGAGCTGCAGGACGGGCGGAAGCGCACCCACTGGATGTGGTTCGTCTTCCCGCAGGTCGCCGGGCTGGGCCGCAGCGGCATGGCGCAGCGGTTCGCGATCTCCGGCCTGGAGGAGGCCCGGGCCTACCTGGCGCACCCCGTGCTGGGCCGCCGGCTGGTGGAGTGCGCCCGCGCGCTCACCGCGCTCGACACCGCCGACCCGGTGCAGGTGCTGGGCGAGGTCGACGCGCAGAAGCTGCGGTCGTCGATGACG is from Blastococcus sp. HT6-4 and encodes:
- a CDS encoding TIGR03086 family metal-binding protein, encoding MQTTTVDLGPQTDEAARVVAGVRDDQLGDPTPCEGMPVAGLLDHLVGLTLAFRLAAEKAAFDGGPSADAAHLAPDWRTRLPAQLEALAAAWRAPQANRGEAEVAGVRMPAAAMAVVAWNEVLVHGWDLAVATGQPYRPDPAAVEACLAMIGDRSDTTGEPEGLFGPVVPVPDDAPPFDRLLGRTGRDPRRPA
- a CDS encoding DUF1810 domain-containing protein — translated: MTASPDLRRFLDAQAQTYEQALSELQDGRKRTHWMWFVFPQVAGLGRSGMAQRFAISGLEEARAYLAHPVLGRRLVECARALTALDTADPVQVLGEVDAQKLRSSMTLFAHAAPGAAIFREVLDHYFDGVEDEATTSRL